The Clarias gariepinus isolate MV-2021 ecotype Netherlands chromosome 28, CGAR_prim_01v2, whole genome shotgun sequence DNA window atggcaccCATGGGAGAGTTCCAAAGCGAAagtcactgctgaccaaaaagaacacaaaggatCATCTCACATTAGCCAAAAAAACATCACCTAGGCAAATATTcggtggactgatgagacaaaagttaaacgTTTTGGAAGCAGTGAGTATATCTGGCGTGTACCAGATAagtgtttcataaaaagaacttCATACCTACAGTCAACCATGATGGTGGTAGTGATGGAACCTGATGAATTCTGTGCTATACCAGAAAGTCCTGACGGAGAATTTCCATccatcagtaaaacatttctgaaAAGACGAGTAATTCTCATCCTCCAAAGCGATGTGAAAGATTTATGCCGCCAATAGTGGCACAACCTGTTTTTGGATttaaggggcaattactttttcacataaggCTGGCaggtttaaaaattattattattttttttaatctttcacaaatgaaatcattatttaaaaactgcatgttgTATTTATTCTGCTTATCTTTGTATAATAATAGAATTTGTTTGATGCTTGTTTGATGTTTGATTATTTAAGTATGacaaaaatgcaatttttttttaataaaatcaggAAATCAGCAAATACATTTCATGGTGCAGTAAATACACAGGTTAGATTCCTggctcgggtctgtgtgtgggtggagtttgcatattctcccagtgcctgctgggtttcctctgggttctctggtttcctccctcagCTCAAAGACATTCAGAGTATGCTAATTTGTGTCCAAATTCCCTTTGGTGTGCTtgcgtgccctgtgatggattggcaccacgcCTTGAGCcttcctgcaaccctgtactgCAAAACCAATGAAATCTTGTTTTAATACTGAACATTTGATAGTATAGCAGCACTGAATACTACCTGATTAAAGGCGTGTAGGATCCTGAACTTGGGCAGAAGGctatcacatacacacactgtacacaccctcactcacacctAGGGGCAATTTACAGTAATGTAGCCAACCTGTCTATCTATATGTATGTTTTGgggtgtgggaggaaaccagagaacccgaaGGAAACAGGagcagtaaaatgtaaaaaagtaaccTGAGCCCAGGAGTGAACCAGACACCCTGAAGGTATAATATAAGATTACAGTGCACAACTGCAACTTATTTTGCTTTGCTTCTGCTTCCATCGCATGTACTATATAGTCTAAATTGCTCCTTATTTAACGATGTACTTCaagatatttttaaaggtttaaataatCCACTTGAACATGGTGCACTTACAGTTTTATTACAACTATTAAAGGTGTTATGGCTTCTGTTGtttggttaaattttttttttaatgctgaatTGTTATTGCTTATATTGTATGCTATAATCCTAAGGAGTTTccttgtagtgtagtgtaggcCAAATTCCTACCTGCAACTGACTCTTACACTaactagataataataataataataatgcaggaAATCCTGACAGGCAACGTTACGGGACTTGCTGTGATTTGTAATATATAGAGcaagtaaataagaaaatataatttgtgcATGCGTGTGAGTCAGACAGAGAGTGCAATAAAGATGGAGATTAGTTGAGTGATACTGTACAATGATACAATGAATGCAAGGATTCTGTTGCACACACAACAACAGGAGGTGCTTTcgcatactgtataaaacccGTAACAATCTATAGCAagtaatatatatgtaatatagcAAGACGTGCTATGGCAAAACCGAACGCCAGCCGTAACATTTTATACAGCAGTATATAATTTTGGACGTAtattatctgtatttttttttatacattgtgCATACTTTTTTGTACCATAGTGCACTACATTCTGtagaatatatttaatattcgaGCATTACATGTACTATTTTGATatgttatatgtgtgtatataatgctGGCATCTACAGccagggatgtttttttttttttttaaagaaagtctCCTATTTATACAAGAGGGcgaaaaagggaaagaaaaaagtaaaaggaaAGCACAATCGATCTTGTCAAAAGGCAAAGTGACGCTCAGAACTCGCAGTCAGCCAGAAATGTGTCACTCAGCTGCTTCAAGCATAAAATATAGATTAAATTTTATATGCGCGTGTTGTTTTATCAGCTGTTTGAAGAATGTAATGCATTACTCAGAGCGTGTGCATTCATCAGATCAAGACACggggaaaaaaatcctgattTTATAGCGTTACTCTTTATATCTATTGTTATTCTACAAAGTGCTCAAACGCTGTGCATTTACCATACACCGAATTGTACAAAGTAAAGGTTGTGTAGCTCTTGATGATGTCTTTACGTTGTCCTGAAAGGAACTTCAAGCAGATCGCTCACAATTATTAATTACTCAATTctcccaagaaaaaaaaaaaaaaaaagaatccccaATTATTGTGTTGCAAGAAACAAACCCATGTTTACTTCATCTGTTCCTGTGATCTAAATATGGTTTATCTTGGCATTGGAAACAGCCCCCTCCCATCTTTTTCTGTTCTCTTTGTTCTGGTGTTCTTCCAGCACAGTAAGCATGCCAAAATCAcacctctctccctctcgccTCTCTCGCTGGCTCCCCGTCATATTTGGAGGCCTGCAATCGATAGGGGCGTCTGTGATCATGTTGCCACGTGTGATTCATTTGGGTAACCTTGGCGACGGTTTGATGTGCTTGCTGtggcgtgtgtttgtgtgtgtgtgcacatgtacatatatgtgtgtgtgcatgactcGGTTGGTAGTGGTGTGAGTCAGAGAGAGTATTTGCTGCGTGGAGGAACAAGGCTGCCTGCTGTATCGATCTGCTTCTTGGTGCCTGCCACGCTTTACTTGAACAGCCGCTTGATCTGAACAATTAGAACAATTAGGAATGATTAGCTGCtgccagattattattattattttttttatgaagaggATTCATGTCATGATCAGGAATATTATGCATAGGTACATAATGATGAAATATGTACATTTTCCTATgatatattttaaagtataactaaaaaaaactaccaTTTGCTGTACCATTTCATAGCATAGCagttgcatactgtatatcatatcatatcatatcatatatcatatagcACTCCGTAATTTATagcactgttaaaaaaaaaacaaaaaaaacccagaataaTAGATCCAGGTTAATTGCAGAGTCCTCtcgtgttgtttttttccagatAAGATGTGCTATTGCAATATGCACAGTATagtattaaatgtttaacagcATGTTTTTGTCTCTCTTCCCACCCCATTACCCATAATTGTCTCTGCAGAACTCTATTCGCCACAACCTGTCTCTGCATACCCGCTTCATTCGTGTCCAGAATGAGGGAACTGGCAAGAGTTCATGGTGGATGCTAAACCCAGAAGGTGGCAAGATGGGAAAGGGTCCTCGTCGACGTGCCGCCTCAATGGACAATGGCACAAAGTACCTGAAATCTCGAGGCCGGATAAGCCGGAAGAGGGCCATAGGGATGGGCCGAGGACTTGGCGCTGGGCCTGGGATCCAGGGGTCCCCAGAACATGGTAGCCCAGCTGGGAAGGGTGGAATGGGTGTAGGGAGTGAGGAGTTTGATGCCTGGGCAGACCTACACTCCAGAACAAGTTCCTCAGCCTCCACATTAAGTGGGTGCCTGTCACCAATTGTGGCTGAAGCAGAGCCAGATGAACCAGAGGAGGGAGGGCTGTCCTGTTCTGCTTCCCCTCGCCTCTATTCAAGCCCCACCAGTACCAGATCACCTGCTCTGGGCACTGGGGGCCACTGTCCCTCAGTAGAGCTCCCTCAATTGGCTGACCTTACTGGAGCCATCAGCTTGGAAGAAGACTTCTCACAGCCACAGCAACTAAAGTGCAATGGCTACCATTATGGCCCAGGACCCAAAGGGGAAACAGCATATTGTGGTACTGTCTATGGTCAGCCTTCCATGAGTATGCTAAGGCACCATGCTCCTATGCAGACTATCCAGGAAAACAAGCCAACCAGCTTTCAGCGCCCCCTAAGGGCTTACTCAGAGAACAATGCTCTAGAGAGCCTATTAGCTGGTGGGCCACAGTATTGTGGAAAGGACATGGTGGTAGGGCAAAGTCAAGCTGCCCATTCACTAATGTCACGGTCTAATGGTATCGTCCACTCTCATGGCCATGATCAGAGCTGCAGTCACAATCAGAGCCAGAATCCCAATCCCAATCAAAACCTTCACAACGATCATGGTGCAAACCATAAGCAGAACTCAAGCCTTCATCACAGTCAAAATCCCAACAAGCATCACCCAGATCTAGAGTACAACCATGGTCCCAAACATCACCCCACTCATGACTATGGCCAACCCCACAAGCAAAACCATAAGCTTAACCCCAGCCCTAATTCAAACCACATGCACAGCCATATGCAGCACAGCAACACAAGGCAATCAACACTCTCTCCCAGAGTCAACAATGAAATGTTGCAACCCTACAACCACAAATCCTCCAATCCATATGGCCCTCGCGCCCACCTTCCCTCTACCTCCCTACCCCCTAACCCAGCCGGCTTTATGGATGTGCCCCAGGACCCCTCCTTTATGGCATCTGCACCTCAAACCCGGCATCAAACTTATCCAGGTGCTCAACACCAGGGCTTGACAGAACCCTGGCACGGATACTACCactaccaccatcaccacccggGCCAGAATGGCAGCCACCAACCCGGTCACCACCAGCCACCTTCTAACCGATTGCAGCAGTCAGAGATGGAGATAGACGTCCATCAGAGCAGTCTGGATGGTGATGTGGAGTCTGTTCTTCTCAACGATTTCATGGACTGTACAGAGGGAATGGACTACAACTATGACGGATCACTTTCACAGGGTGTTGGCATGGGAATAGGTCTGGGAATGGGAATGGGGATGTTTGCAGGGCCTCCGCAATCACATAACAGCCAGAGTTGGGTTCCTGGGTAACACAGGCACTAATGGGAAGATTTTACCCGTAGGGCCCTGTGGGGAGGTTGGGCGGGGTCTGATCAGGTCAGAACTGATTTgactgtgatttatttttgctcAGAGAGCCAAACAGTACAAAAGAAGGCATTTTAAGGACGTATAGTTGCTCGTGTCGGTGCAGTCATTTTGAACGTAGAGTTCTCCATAAATATTCTTCCTCTTTCCTCAATCCTTCTCTCTGTGTTTTCCCTGCTGTGGATTAGTATAATGGCATTCTTTAAACCAAGCTTTGTCCTCTCTGTCCCTTGGTTCACTCTTAAATATCACCTCTTTCTGGTCAAAAGCTCTCAAGCACTTTACATCCATCTCCCTAAATTCAGAGGCAGTAACAGCTACTCTGAAACCAGGGGAATCATATTGTTTGCTGGTTCGCTGGGTTTAATGTATCCAAATGACTCTGTTATCCTTCCAGATTGAAAAAATTGTGTTggtgtattctttttttttcttttaagtaaaAAGTTGATCAGATGATGGAGAAATAAATATCTGTGCTGTCAGCCAGTGTTATGTACATGTTGGTCAGggttatggtgtgtgtgtgtgtgtgtgtgtgtgtgtgcgcgcgcgcatgtCCTCGTCCCATGCAGGTTCATTGGATGTCTCTTTATCCATCTGCTAGGACAGTCATCCATCAGGTCCACTTTGTTGATATTCAGCATAtcgtttttattttctaaagtaATGCACCAGCTATGCATCACTACTCCAAATCGAATGTGGCACTcagagcatcttttttttttttccaggcaaACCAGCTTAATGTGTTTTGGCTAGAGTGATGATTGAAGTCACTTTATAGCAAATGGTGGGGAAGACGAGAAAGAGAGGTAGACAGACATAGAGAGGGAGGTAGACGTTGATATGGTgcgagaatgagagagagagagagagagagagagaggaaacatGCAAATAATACCCTgttcctc harbors:
- the foxo6b gene encoding forkhead box protein O6b, with product MLMMMENGGGMDAHQVERDGDYGRARASCTWPQLEDELRVPPVKAEPFDVPACRAGGAPADLKHPTGAPVPLAAAAAALDAAGQLRKSKSSRRNAWGNQSYADLITRAIESTPDKRLTLSQIYDWMVRFVPYFKDKGDSNSSAGWKNSIRHNLSLHTRFIRVQNEGTGKSSWWMLNPEGGKMGKGPRRRAASMDNGTKYLKSRGRISRKRAIGMGRGLGAGPGIQGSPEHGSPAGKGGMGVGSEEFDAWADLHSRTSSSASTLSGCLSPIVAEAEPDEPEEGGLSCSASPRLYSSPTSTRSPALGTGGHCPSVELPQLADLTGAISLEEDFSQPQQLKCNGYHYGPGPKGETAYCGTVYGQPSMSMLRHHAPMQTIQENKPTSFQRPLRAYSENNALESLLAGGPQYCGKDMVVGQSQAAHSLMSRSNGIVHSHGHDQSCSHNQSQNPNPNQNLHNDHGANHKQNSSLHHSQNPNKHHPDLEYNHGPKHHPTHDYGQPHKQNHKLNPSPNSNHMHSHMQHSNTRQSTLSPRVNNEMLQPYNHKSSNPYGPRAHLPSTSLPPNPAGFMDVPQDPSFMASAPQTRHQTYPGAQHQGLTEPWHGYYHYHHHHPGQNGSHQPGHHQPPSNRLQQSEMEIDVHQSSLDGDVESVLLNDFMDCTEGMDYNYDGSLSQGVGMGIGLGMGMGMFAGPPQSHNSQSWVPG